A window of the Hordeum vulgare subsp. vulgare chromosome 5H, MorexV3_pseudomolecules_assembly, whole genome shotgun sequence genome harbors these coding sequences:
- the LOC123397846 gene encoding FBD-associated F-box protein At5g60610-like gives MEAGRSSRSTATRKRKSAALEVERYPAPAPPAAPPDPGAAEHDGCGDGRDLHHIRNLSDLPDDMLRKIISLLPIKERGRTQILARRWRPLWRSLPLNIDCAELGDGKLGDVLQRIISSHQGVCHRFSIRPELSTDMDNDAAVDACLLSSTLDKLKELEFYRRRWHNWQPMPVPALIFRFSPTLCVAEFGHFTLTDDALQGIHFPQLKKLVLHYVYLSDFSLNSMIAGSPSLEFLLIIRCTGARRLRMNSFTLTTIAVDNHSPDPSIEELVIESAPHLQTLLHLDHNHDLHVAALSVPKLDTLGCTNSTRLVLGSTDIRHHQGPRIRGLATAVCKIKCLVLGMATLNLDMVIELMTTFPCLEKLYIQCQKSWKNNLWRRKYRDLITSTCFDIHLKTIVLDYYRGTKSDIDFVTFFVLNARVLERMKLIVKRNDDKFVAIHHHRLQLMNRASHGAHINFRLKDSDVCISNMYNFCIQENILNL, from the exons ATGGAGGCCGGCCGTAGTAGTAGGAGTACGGCTACCCGGAAGAGGAAGTCAGCCGCACTCGAGGTCGAGCGCTATCCGGCTCCGGCACCACCGGCGGCACCGCCCGATCCCGGAGCGGCTGAACACGATGGATGCGGAGACGGACGAGATCTCCACCACATCAGAAACCTCAGCGACCTCCCCGATGACATGCTCCGTAAGATTATCTCGCTCCTCCCCATCAAGGAACGCGGCCGCACGCAGATCCTCGCGAGACGCTGGCGTCCCCTTTGGCGCTCTCTTCCTCTCAACATCGACTGCGCTGAACTCGGTGATGGTAAACTCGGTGATGTTTTACAACGCATAATTTCCTCCCACCAAGGCGTCTGCCACCGCTTCTCCATTCGCCCAGAATTGTCCACGGACATGGACAACGATGCTGCCGTCGACGCCTGTCTCCTGTCCTCCACTCTGGATAAACTCAAGGAGCTTGAGTTCTACCGTCGGCGGTGGCACAACTGGCAGCCGATGCCGGTGCCGGCATTAATCTTCCGCTTCTCGCCCACCCTCTGTGTTGCCGAATTCGGACATTTCACACTCACGGACGACGCACTTCAGGGGATTCACTTCCCCCAGCTTAAGAAGCTCGTTCTTCATTATGTCTACCTCTCGGACTTCTCACTCAACAGCATGATTGCCGGCAGCCCTTCTCTCGAGTTCTTGCTAATTATTCGGTGCACTGGAGCCCGTCGCCTCCGGATGAATTCGTTTACCCTTACAACCATTGCAGTCGATAATCATTCGCCAGATCCATCCATAGAGGAACTCGTTATCGAGAGTGCCCCTCATCTTCAAACATTGCTCCATCTTGATCACAACCATGATTTGCATGTAGCCGCGCTCTCCGTGCCTAAGTTGGACACCCTAGGTTGTACCAACTCCACCAGGCTCGTGTTGGGTTCCACAGATATTCGTCATCATCAG GGACCGCGCATTCGTGGCCTTGCAACAGCCGTGTGCAAAATCAAGTGTTTGGTTCTTGGTATGGCTACTCTTAATTTGGACATGGTTATTGAATTGATGACAACCTTTCCGTGCTTGGAGAAGTTGTACATTCAG TGCCAAAAATCATGGAAAAACAATTTGTGGCGTCGTAAATACCGGGATCTCATTACCAGcacatgttttgacatccatctgaaaACAATAGTATTGGATTATTATCGGGGCACAAAATCTGACATTGATTTTGTTACTTTTTTCGTGCTCAATGCTAGAGTGCTAGAAAGGATGAAACTTATAGTAAAGAGGAACGATGATAAGTTCGTGGCAATACACCATCATAGGCTTCAACTAATGAACAGGGCTTCACACGGTGCTCATATTAACTTTCGACTCAAGGATTCGGATGTGTGTATCAGTAACATGTACAATTTTTGTATACAGGAAAATATTTTAAATTTGTAG
- the LOC123398043 gene encoding uncharacterized protein LOC123398043: MDNDAAVDACLLSSTLDKLKELEFYRRRWHNWQPMPVPALIFRFSPTLCVAEFGHFTLTDDALQGIHFPQLKKLVLHYVYLSDFSLNSMIAGSPSLEFLLIIRCTGARRLRMNSFTLTTIAVDNHSPDPSIEELVIESAPHLQTLIHLDHNHDLHVAALSVPKLDTLGCTNSTRLVLGSTDIRHHQGPRIRGLATAVCKIKCLVLGMATLNLDMVIELMTTFPCLEKLYIQCQKSWKNNLWRRKYRDLITSTCFDIHLKTIVLDYYRGTKSDIDFVTFFVLNARVLERMKLIVKRNDDKFVAIHHHRLQLMNRASHGAHINFRLKDSDVCISNMYNFCIQENILNL, from the exons ATGGACAACGATGCTGCCGTCGACGCCTGTCTCCTGTCCTCCACTCTGGATAAACTCAAGGAGCTTGAGTTCTACCGTCGGCGGTGGCACAACTGGCAGCCGATGCCGGTGCCGGCATTAATCTTCCGCTTCTCGCCCACCCTCTGTGTTGCCGAATTCGGACATTTCACACTTACGGACGACGCACTTCAGGGGATTCACTTCCCCCAGCTTAAGAAGCTCGTTCTTCATTATGTCTACCTCTCGGACTTCTCACTCAACAGCATGATTGCCGGCAGCCCTTCTCTCGAGTTCTTGCTAATTATTCGGTGCACTGGAGCCCGTCGCCTCCGGATGAATTCGTTTACCCTTACAACCATTGCAGTCGATAATCATTCGCCAGATCCATCCATAGAGGAACTCGTTATCGAGAGTGCCCCTCATCTTCAAACATTGATTCATCTTGATCACAACCATGATTTGCATGTAGCCGCGCTCTCCGTGCCTAAGTTGGACACCCTAGGTTGTACCAACTCCACCAGGCTCGTGTTGGGTTCCACAGATATTCGTCATCATCAG GGACCGCGCATTCGTGGCCTTGCAACAGCCGTGTGCAAAATCAAGTGTTTGGTTCTTGGTATGGCTACTCTTAATTTGGACATGGTTATTGAATTGATGACAACCTTTCCGTGCTTGGAGAAGTTGTACATTCAG TGCCAAAAATCATGGAAAAACAATTTGTGGCGTCGTAAATACCGGGATCTCATTACCAGcacatgttttgacatccatctgaaaACAATAGTATTGGATTATTATCGGGGCACAAAATCTGACATTGATTTTGTTACTTTTTTCGTGCTCAATGCTAGAGTGCTAGAAAGGATGAAACTTATAGTAAAGAGGAACGATGATAAGTTCGTGGCAATACACCATCATAGGCTTCAACTAATGAACAGGGCTTCACACGGTGCTCATATTAACTTTCGACTCAAGGATTCGGATGTGTGTATCAGTAACATGTACAATTTTTGTATACAGGAAAATATTTTAAATTTGTAG